One genomic region from SAR92 clade bacterium H455 encodes:
- the ispG gene encoding flavodoxin-dependent (E)-4-hydroxy-3-methylbut-2-enyl-diphosphate synthase, whose product MFSGTPIVRRKSRQIMVGNIPVGGDAPISVQSMTNTSTADVAATVAQINRIQAAGADIVRVSVPSMAEAEAFGEIRRLVNVPLVADIHFDHHIALRVADLGVDCLRINPGNISRESRLREVIAKARDLNIPIRIGVNAGSLGKDILRRYSEPTAEAMVESAMRNVDLLDKYDFQDFKVSVKASDIFMAVAAYRDLATRIEQPLHLGITEAGGLRSGTVKSAIGLGALLLDGIGDTVRISLAADPVEEAKVAWDMLRSLRLRSKGINFIACPSCSRQNFDVISTVNALESRLEDITVPMDVSIIGCIVNGPGEAKESDFGLTGGTPANLVYLDGVPKHKIGNENLVDELEAQIRAKAAAKEAQLAHEAEQIIARG is encoded by the coding sequence ATGTTTAGTGGCACACCCATCGTGCGACGCAAGTCGCGACAGATCATGGTCGGCAACATTCCCGTTGGCGGTGATGCACCAATATCTGTTCAGAGCATGACCAATACCAGTACTGCAGATGTGGCGGCGACAGTCGCTCAGATAAACCGTATCCAAGCCGCTGGCGCCGATATAGTGCGTGTCTCTGTACCCTCCATGGCAGAAGCCGAGGCCTTTGGTGAGATCCGTAGATTGGTCAATGTTCCCTTAGTGGCCGATATTCATTTTGATCACCATATAGCCCTGCGCGTTGCTGACCTAGGTGTCGACTGTCTGCGAATTAATCCAGGCAATATTTCCCGTGAGAGTCGCCTGCGTGAAGTAATCGCCAAGGCTCGTGATCTGAATATTCCTATTCGAATCGGCGTTAATGCCGGGTCTCTGGGCAAAGATATACTGCGCAGATATAGCGAACCCACTGCAGAAGCCATGGTTGAATCGGCTATGCGCAATGTCGACCTGCTCGACAAATATGATTTCCAAGATTTTAAGGTCAGCGTCAAAGCCTCAGATATTTTTATGGCGGTCGCCGCCTACCGCGATCTGGCAACCCGTATCGAGCAGCCACTGCATCTGGGTATTACCGAAGCCGGTGGTCTCCGTTCAGGTACGGTTAAATCTGCTATAGGTCTAGGTGCATTATTGCTCGACGGCATTGGCGATACAGTGCGCATCTCCCTCGCTGCCGACCCTGTGGAAGAGGCCAAAGTGGCCTGGGATATGCTCCGCAGCCTGCGTCTGCGCAGTAAAGGGATTAACTTTATTGCCTGCCCCAGTTGCTCGCGCCAGAACTTTGATGTGATCTCTACAGTGAACGCCTTAGAAAGTCGTCTTGAAGATATTACAGTGCCAATGGATGTGTCGATTATCGGCTGCATCGTAAATGGTCCAGGTGAAGCCAAAGAGTCAGACTTCGGCTTGACCGGAGGCACACCAGCTAATCTGGTTTATTTGGATGGCGTCCCCAAGCATAAAATTGGCAATGAAAATTTGGTCGATGAGCTGGAAGCACAGATTCGTGCCAAGGCAGCGGCTAAAGAAGCCCAGCTGGCGCATGAAGCTGAGCAGATAATTGCTCGCGGCTAA